Proteins encoded in a region of the Trypanosoma brucei gambiense DAL972 chromosome 11, complete sequence genome:
- a CDS encoding ATP-dependent DEAD/H RNA helicase, putative — protein sequence MKTFGVRYLKYLKGSRAAYGGSAGSLLDDYMRQGGEAHAANLPPSQKFFYARDATRDSGASQRHRTVQLRLGSAQMLSPTTANIANNNEAHPLFFSQTAPRGAGLCISLVVALKKLGIGRLTELQGALIPLLLKGKHVIAHAETGTGKSFGIALACANRIIRENINYRLHTVIIVPTQELALQYDKWLRHFCGSTQQVVQVAIESITLEVQLAKLHNVQPHVLVGTPQRVADVLRFSPTLLGEKLRRKVDCVILDEADIVLFGNIRFGRQHISGINLVDRLFRSRREEVPAQIVAASATIDGRTAQALNMWMRNDKAVRLTTSFVEHTIPQTISFYFYSESRSYPLPRSLELILRLICKQEANPRVLLFTTQEEVGSVTNQLNTLKSTSPEVQKWLRWNGKREIAAPLETLLDPEKGKPKRICRSKGDVYVKDNSSIEKLNTGLLLVGVSSHSLSRGIHINEVTHVILFGECPTASVFVHCAGRTGRMGKEGHVVLLYPPQSGRTVQQVCEAVEVPFLPGRMEQVEELLLGGDFSSVDALREVSGAKCAY from the coding sequence ATGAAAACCTTTGGGGTGCGATATCTGAAGTATTTGAAGGGTTCCCGGGCGGCGTATGGCGGTTCGGCTGGTTCACTTCTCGATGACTATATGAGACAGGGTGGTGAGGCGCATGCGGCTAACCTTCCACCATCCCAGAAGTTTTTCTACGCGCGTGATGCGACGCGGGATTCAGGTGCCTCCCAGAGGCATAGGACAGTGCAACTTCGACTTGGTTCTGCGCAAATGTTAAGTCCAACGACGGCGAACATAGCTAATAACAACGAGGCGCATCCCTTGTTCTTTTCGCAAACGGCTCCGCGTGGGGCCGGATTATGTATTTCACTAGTTGTGGCGCTGAAGAAGCTGGGGATCGGGCGTCTCACAGAGTTACAAGGAGCTCTCATTCCTCTCTTACTGAAGGGTAAACATGTCATCGCTCACGCGGAAACCGGGACGGGAAAGAGTTTTGGTATCGCACTTGCCTGTGCCAATCGAATAATTCGTGAAAATATCAATTATCGTCTTCACACTGTCATTATTGTCCCAACTCAGGAATTGGCTCTTCAATATGACAAGTGGTTGCGCCATTTTTGTGGCTCCACTCAACAGGTTGTTCAAGTTGCTATCGAGAGTATAACGCTTGAAGTGCAGTTGGCCAAGCTACATAACGTTCAACCTCATGTGTTGGTGGGAACCCCGCAGCGAGTTGCCGATGTGCTACGTTTCAGTCCAACCTTGCTTGGGGAGAAACTGCGGCGAAAGGTGGACTGCGTTATTTTGGATGAAGCCGACATTGTTTTATTTGGAAACATCCGATTTGGTCGGCAACACATCAGTGGGATTAACTTGGTTGATCGCTTGTTTCGTAGCCGTCGTGAAGAGGTTCCCGCTCAGATTGTTGCAGCCAGTGCGACTATAGATGGTCGTACGGCGCAGGCTCTTAATATGTGGATGCGAAATGACAAAGCAGTTAGGCTTACTACCAGCTTCGTAGAGCACACCATTCCTCAAACAATaagcttttacttttattcgGAGTCTCGCTCATATCCGCTCCCTCGTTCTCTTGAACTCATATTACGGTTAATATGTAAACAGGAGGCGAATCCGCGTGTACTTCTTTTTACAACCCAGGAAGAGGTGGGGAGTGTCACTAACCAATTAAATACTCTGAAGAGCACTAGCCCAGAGGTACAAAAGTGGTTACGGTGGAATGGCAAACGGGAGATCGCAGCACCATTAGAGACGTTACTCGACccggaaaagggaaaaccaAAACGCATTTGCAGAAGTAAAGGGGACGTTTATGTGAAGGACAACAGCTCTATCGAAAAGTTGAACACAGGGTTACTACTGGTTGGTGTGAGTAGCCACAGTCTTAGTCGTGGGATACACATAAATGAAGTTACACACGTTATCCTCTTTGGTGAATGCCCAACAGCTTCTGTATTTGTTCACTGTGCGGGACGCACCGGGCGGATGGGGAAGGAGGGCCATGTCGTTCTGTTGTACCCACCACAGTCAGGGCGTACAGTGCAGCAAGTGTGTGAGGCAGTGGAAGTACCTTTTCTTCCTGGGAGAATGGAGCAGGTGGAGGAGCTGCTTTTGGGGGGCGATTTTTCGTCCGTAGATGCGCTGCGTGAGGTTTCAGGTGCTAAATGTGCATATTGA
- a CDS encoding proteasome alpha 7 subunit, putative yields MSYDRAITVFSPDGHLFQVEYAQEAVRKGLCAVGVKGKDSIIFAVEKKSVQKLQDSRTTRKIYKLDEHIYLASAGLSADARVVVNHAQLECQRFRLSYEDAIDVDLLVRYVARVQQRSTQSSGSRPYGVSTIIGGFNENGQPQLWKTEPSGTSSAWNAAAIGRNDKVVLEFMEKNYQDGMTRDRCVHFAIKALLEAVESGSKNIELLVLERGKAAYMSDTELHRFVVEVEKEREEEAARRRRLAEED; encoded by the coding sequence ATGAGCTACGATCGCGCAATTACTGTGTTTAGTCCCGATGGACATTTGTTCCAGGTTGAGTATGCGCAAGAGGCCGTTCGCAAGGGTCTCTGTGCAGTTGGTGTGAAAGGGAAGGACAGCATTATCTTTGCTGTGGAGAAAAAATCAGTGCAAAAGCTGCAGGACAGTCGTACGACCCGAAAAATATACAAACTTGACGAGCATATTTATCTCGCTTCCGCAGGTCTCTCTGCCGACGCCCGTGTGGTTGTGAATCACGCACAACTGGAATGTCAACGCTTCCGCTTGAGCTACGAAGACGCCATTGACGTTGACCTGCTCGTGCGGTACGTGGCAAGGGTACAGCAACGTTCTACGCAATCAAGCGGCAGCAGACCGTACGGTGTTTCAACCATCATTGGTGGCTTTAATGAAAATGGGCAGCCGCAGTTGTGGAAGACGGAGCCGTCTGGAACGAGTTCAGCGTGGAATGCAGCAGCAATCGGCCGAAATGATAAGGTTGTGCTCGAATTTATGGAAAAAAACTATCAGGATGGCATGACGCGGGATCGTTGCGTGCACTTTGCAATTAAGGCGCTTCTTGAGGCTGTTGAAAGTGGGTCGAAAAACATTGAACTCCTGGTGCTGGAGCGCGGTAAGGCGGCTTACATGAGCGACACCGAATTGCACAGGTTCGTCGTTGAGGTAGAAAAAGAGCGCGAGGAGGAGGCCGCAAGGAGAAGGCGCCTTGCCGAAGAGGATTGA
- a CDS encoding acidocalcisomal pyrophosphatase, putative, with translation MNNTHGVDSRSDRTSPQDLASAEVAGLPFSASLGTNISTGRGSEADVAEPIQEAVDRKVSELDLAAYDKDDFTQPMIKKIMSRLFSAFDVTHLGYLTPDKVEEVCRYLGRNMSDGDVKAMKAEINAIDGHVTFEKFWAWWCSHPVHSRTKCFSMVSADFSMPYHQQQLVVHEKGEMYTPSYRVLYFFRDLETGRERQVSPWHDIPLYVRDLVRTKPEATPMNRYNFICEIPKWTRAKFEIATGESFNPIKQDIKNGVPRFYKHGDMMWNYGAFPQTWESTEVLFEAGVTGDNDPVDAVEIGMTQFKVGQVSAVKVLGVLGMIDEGKMDWKVVCISHNDPICRFMKDIHDVPKFLPGCLDAIREWFRVYKICQGGEASHFAFDGEFKDKEYAMKVIDESHNMWHNLLKVNKRGEL, from the coding sequence ATGAACAACACACACGGTGTGGATTCGCGCAGTGATCGAACGTCTCCCCAAGATTTGGCTTCTGCCGAGGTGGCGGGGCTGCCTTTCTCGGCATCACTTGGTACCAACATAAGTACCGGCAGGGGTTCTGAGGCCGACGTCGCAGAGCCTATTCAGGAGGCGGTTGACCGGAAGGTGAGCGAACTGGATCTTGCCGCCTACGACAAGGATGATTTCACTCAACCAATGATCAAAAAGATCATGAGTCGATTATTCTCAGCATTCGATGTGACGCATCTTGGCTACCTCACGCCTGACAAAGTGGAAGAGGTATGCAGGTACTTGGGCCGTAACATGAGCGATGGGGATGTGAAGGCCATGAAAGCTGAAATCAATGCTATCGATGGTCACGTGACATTTGAGAAGTTTTGGGCGTGGTGGTGTTCCCATCCTGTACATTCCAGGACGAAATGTTTCTCGATGGTGTCTGCCGATTTCTCCATGCCGTATCACCAGCAGCAGTTGGTTGTGCACGAGAAAGGTGAAATGTACACACCCAGCTACCGCGTACTGTACTTCTTCAGGGATTTGGAAACCGGTAGGGAGCGGCAGGTATCGCCGTGGCATGACATCCCGCTGTATGTACGTGATCTTGTGCGAACAAAGCCCGAGGCGACACCAATGAATCGCTACAATTTCATCTGTGAGATCCCTAAGTGGACGCGCGCAAAGTTTGAGATCGCGACTGGAGAGTCATTTAATCCCATAAAGCAGGATATCAAGAATGGCGTACCTCGGTTCTACAAGCATGGTGATATGATGTGGAACTATGGTGCGTTTCCACAGACATGGGAGAGCACAGAGGTGTTATTCGAGGCTGGTGTGACTGGTGACAATGACCCCGTAGATGCTGTTGAGATCGGGATGACGCAATTCAAAGTCGGTCAGGTGAGTGCAGTAAAAGTGCTAGGTGTGCTTGGAATGATTGACGAGGGCAAGATGGATTGGAAAGTTGTTTGCATATCCCACAACGATCCTATATGTCGTTTCATGAAAGACATCCATGACGTACCGAAGTTCCTTCCTGGATGTCTTGATGCCATCCGTGAGTGGTTCCGTGTGTACAAGATTTGTCAGGGTGGTGAAGCGAGCCATTTTGCTTTCGATGGTGAATTCAAGGACAAGGAATACGCAATGAAGGTGATTGATGAGTCTCACAACATGTGGCATAACTTGCTCAAGGTGAACAAGAGGGGAGAACTGTGA
- a CDS encoding pterin-4-alpha-carbinolamine dehydratase,putative, giving the protein MFSSISPVVETMRRCVYYCMRPQPLSFPAISRALLKLPEWRVDGNNSGIIHREFTFKDFSDAIKFMNAVAVECEAAGHHPTWENKYNKVSVRLTTHDAGNRVTQKDIDLALKMNEAFERTLTNN; this is encoded by the coding sequence ATGTTTTCTTCAATCAGTCCGGTTGTTGAGACAATGCGGCGGTGTGTTTATTATTGCATGCGTCCACAaccactttcctttcctgccATATCACGTGCGCTGTTAAAACTGCCCGAGTGGAGGGTAGACGGAAACAACAGCGGTATTATCCACCGGGAGTTTACTTTCAAGGATTTTTCGGACGCCATTAAGTTTATGAACGCGGTGGCTGTTGAGTGTGAGGCCGCAGGGCACCATCCTACCTGGGAAAATAAGTACAACAAGGTTTCCGTGCGGCTTACAACACACGATGCAGGGAATAGGGTGACGCAGAAGGATATAGACCTGGCTCTGAAAATGAACGAGGCCTTCGAGCGAACTTTGACGAACAACTGA
- a CDS encoding acidocalcisomal pyrophosphatase, putative — translation MNNTHGVDSRSDRTSPQDLASAEVAGLPVSALHGTNISTGRGSEADVAEPIQEAVDRKVSELDLAAYDKDDFTQPMIKKIMSRLFSAFDVTHLGYLTPDKVEEVCRYLGRNMSDGDVKAMKAEINAIDGHVTFEKFWAWWCSHPVHSRTKCFSMVSADFSMPYHQQQLVVHEKGEMYTPSYRVLYFFRDLETGRERQVSPWHDIPLYVRDLVRTKPEATPMNRYNFICEIPKWTRAKFEIATGESFNPIKQDIKNGVPRFYKHGDMMWNYGAFPQTWESTEVLFEAGVTGDNDPVDAVEIGMTQFKVGQVSAVKVLGVLGMIDEGEMDWKVVCISHSDPICHFLRDIHDVPKFLPGCLDAIREWFRVYKICQGGEASHFAFDGEFKDKEYAMKVIDEAHNMWHNLRKVNKRGEL, via the coding sequence ATGAACAACACACACGGTGTGGATTCGCGCAGTGATCGAACGTCTCCCCAAGATTTGGCTTCTGCCGAAGTGGCGGGGCTGCCTGTCTCGGCATTGCATGGTACCAACATAAGTACCGGCAGGGGTTCTGAGGCCGACGTCGCAGAGCCTATTCAGGAGGCGGTTGACCGGAAGGTGAGCGAACTGGATCTTGCCGCCTACGACAAGGATGATTTCACTCAACCAATGATCAAAAAGATCATGAGTCGATTATTCTCAGCATTCGATGTGACGCATCTTGGCTACCTCACGCCTGACAAAGTGGAAGAGGTATGCAGGTACTTGGGCCGTAACATGAGCGATGGGGATGTGAAGGCCATGAAAGCTGAAATCAATGCTATCGATGGTCACGTGACATTTGAGAAGTTTTGGGCGTGGTGGTGTTCCCATCCTGTACATTCCAGGACGAAATGTTTCTCGATGGTGTCTGCCGATTTCTCCATGCCGTATCACCAGCAGCAGTTGGTTGTGCACGAGAAAGGTGAAATGTACACACCCAGCTACCGCGTACTGTACTTCTTCAGGGATTTGGAAACCGGTAGGGAGCGGCAGGTATCGCCGTGGCATGACATCCCGCTGTATGTACGTGATCTTGTGCGAACAAAGCCCGAGGCGACACCAATGAATCGCTACAATTTCATCTGTGAGATCCCTAAGTGGACGCGCGCAAAGTTTGAGATCGCGACTGGAGAGTCATTTAATCCCATAAAGCAGGATATCAAGAATGGCGTACCTCGGTTCTACAAGCATGGTGATATGATGTGGAACTATGGTGCGTTTCCACAGACATGGGAGAGCACAGAGGTGTTATTCGAGGCTGGTGTGACTGGTGACAATGACCCCGTAGATGCTGTTGAGATCGGGATGACGCAATTCAAAGTCGGTCAGGTGAGTGCAGTAAAAGTGCTAGGTGTGCTTGGAATGATTGACGAGGGCGAAATGGATTGGAAAGTTGTTTGCATATCCCACAGCGATCCTATATGTCACTTCTTGAGAGACATCCATGACGTACCGAAGTTCCTTCCTGGATGTCTTGATGCCATCCGTGAGTGGTTCCGTGTGTACAAGATTTGTCAGGGTGGTGAAGCGAGCCATTTTGCTTTCGATGGTGAATTCAAGGACAAGGAATACGCAATGAAGGTGATTGATGAGGCTCACAACATGTGGCATAACTTGCGCAAGGTGAACAAGAGGGGAGAACTGTGA